The DNA segment ATCATTGGACCGAGGGGTTTGGCTTTGTGTCGGACGACGAAATTTCAAACTGACCCACTACCTGTGCGGCGTTTTGGTTTGAAGCTTTCCGTGCGGCACCGTTAAGCTGCGTTCCCAGTCGGGAACAAGGGGAGGACTTACCGCATGGCGGGGATCACGTCGTTCGGCGCTTATATTCCAAGGCTGCGCCTGAACCGGGCCAGCATCGCGGCCGCTCACAAGTGGGCGATGCCCGGCCTGCGCGCGCTGGCGAAGGGCGAACGGGCCATGTGCAACTGGGACGAGGACGCCATCACCATGGCGGTCGAGGCGGCGCGGGACTGCCTGACGGACCGGCCGCGCGAGGACATCGACGGCGTGTACTTCGCTTCGACCACCCTGCCGTTCCTCGACCGGCAAAACGCCGGCGTGATCGCGGCGGCGCTCAATCTGGGCCATGGCATTTCATCTCTCGATGTCGCCGGCTCCCAGCGCGCCGGGACATCGGCGCTGATCGCCGCGCTGCGCGGCGCGAGCGAGGGCGAGACGCTGCTCGCGGCCGCCGACGCGCGGAAGGCGCGGCCGGCCAGCGCCAGCGAGATGCAGTTTGGCCACGGCGCGGCGGCGCTGACGGTCGGCAGCCAGAACGAGATCGCCGTGCTGCGCGGCAGCCACACGGTCACGACGGATTTCGTCGATCATTTCCGCGGTGAAGGCCAGGATTTCGATTATGGCTGGGAGGAACGCTGGGTCCGCGAAGAAGGCTATTCCAAGATCGTGCCGCAGGCGATCAAGGCGGTGCTCGACAAGACAGGCGTGCCGGCCAGCGGCATCGCCCGTTTCGTCATGCCCTGCACCATGAAGGGCATCCCGGACAAGATCGCCAAGGATTTCGGCATTCCCGCCGCCGCCGTCGCCGACACGCTGGGCGAGGTGTGCGGAGACACGGGCGCGGCTCATGCGCTGCTGATGCTGGTCGCGGCGCTGGAAACGGCGGCGCCCGGCGATCTCATCCTGGTGGCGTCGTTCGGCCAGGGCGCCGACGCGATCCTGCTCGAGGTCACGGATGCCATCACCGCGCTGTCCAAGCGGCAGGGCGTCTCCGGCGCGTTGGCGCGGGGCCGACGGGAAGACGACTACATGAAGTTCCTGTCGTTCCAGGACAATGTGCGCCTCGACTGGGGCATGCGCGGCGAAATGGACAACAAGACGGCGCTGACCAGCGAATACCGCAACAAGGACATGGTCACGGGCTTCACCGGCGGCAAATGCACGGTCTGCGGCACGGTGCAGTTCCCGCGCGGCCACTACTGCGTCAACCCGAACTGCCAGGCGCTGGATTCGCAGGAGCCCTATTCGTTCGCGGACTCGCCGGCCCGGGTCATGTCGTTCACGGCCGACTGGCTGTCCTACAATCCGAGCCCGCCCTTCTTCTACGGCCAGGTGCAGTTCGAAACCGGCGGGCGCGTTCTCATGGGCTTCACCGATACCGACGCTGGTCAGATCGAGGTCGGATCGGGCCTCAAGATGATGTTCCGCATCAAGGATTTCGACAAGGACCGGGGATATCGCCGCTATTTCTGGAAAGCGGCACCGCTTTCAACAGGCAAGGAGGCCTGATCATGGCACGGGGAATTCGCGACAAGGTCGCCATCATTGGCATGGGTTGCAGCAAGTTCGGCGAGCGCTGGGACGCGAACGCCGAGGATCTGATGGTCGAGGCGTTCAATGAGGCGCTGACCGACGCCGGCATCGAGAAGCGACAGATCGAGGCGGCATGGTTCGGCACCGCCTTCGACCGGGTGCATGTGGGCGCGTCGGCGTTGCCGCTGTCGACGACGCTGCGCCTGTCGAGCATTCCGGTGACGCGCGTCGAAAACATGTGCGCCACGGGCACCGAAGCCCTGCGCGGCGCGACCTATGCCGTCGCCTCGGGCGCCTGCGACATCGCGCTGGCGCTGGGCGTCGAGAAGCTGAAGGACACGGGCTATGGCGGCCTGCCGGCCGGCTCGCGCGGTCCGCTGCCCGATCTGTGGGTGCCGAACGGGTCGGCGCCGGGCAATTTCGCCCAGCTCGCCACCGCCTATTCG comes from the Iodidimonas sp. SYSU 1G8 genome and includes:
- a CDS encoding 3-oxoacyl-[acyl-carrier-protein] synthase III C-terminal domain-containing protein gives rise to the protein MAGITSFGAYIPRLRLNRASIAAAHKWAMPGLRALAKGERAMCNWDEDAITMAVEAARDCLTDRPREDIDGVYFASTTLPFLDRQNAGVIAAALNLGHGISSLDVAGSQRAGTSALIAALRGASEGETLLAAADARKARPASASEMQFGHGAAALTVGSQNEIAVLRGSHTVTTDFVDHFRGEGQDFDYGWEERWVREEGYSKIVPQAIKAVLDKTGVPASGIARFVMPCTMKGIPDKIAKDFGIPAAAVADTLGEVCGDTGAAHALLMLVAALETAAPGDLILVASFGQGADAILLEVTDAITALSKRQGVSGALARGRREDDYMKFLSFQDNVRLDWGMRGEMDNKTALTSEYRNKDMVTGFTGGKCTVCGTVQFPRGHYCVNPNCQALDSQEPYSFADSPARVMSFTADWLSYNPSPPFFYGQVQFETGGRVLMGFTDTDAGQIEVGSGLKMMFRIKDFDKDRGYRRYFWKAAPLSTGKEA